In one Pseudarthrobacter oxydans genomic region, the following are encoded:
- a CDS encoding SDR family NAD(P)-dependent oxidoreductase has translation MKNNPQLPVAAITGGASGIGLESARRWIADGGRAVLLDLSRSALNKALAELGGGARGAVVDVTDNASVLAGFQGIRETEGRLDAVVNSAGIARPGPSSEVSDEDFTRMLDIHLTGAMRSCRAAYPLLKENGRGTIVNLASVAALTGMPGRASYTTAKAGIAGLTRTLAVEWAPLGIRVNAVGPGYVRTALTDALVTEGKLDDAPIKARTPLGRFAEPAEVAEVIHFLSTQASSYVNGHLLMVDGGMTVDGNWYS, from the coding sequence ATGAAGAACAATCCGCAACTCCCTGTTGCTGCTATCACGGGAGGGGCTTCCGGCATCGGCCTAGAGTCCGCCAGGCGCTGGATTGCCGACGGAGGAAGGGCTGTGCTGTTGGACCTTTCGCGGTCGGCCCTGAATAAGGCGCTGGCAGAGCTTGGGGGTGGCGCCCGGGGAGCCGTTGTGGACGTCACTGACAACGCCAGCGTCCTCGCCGGCTTTCAGGGCATCCGCGAAACCGAAGGCCGACTGGACGCTGTCGTCAACTCGGCTGGGATCGCCCGACCAGGCCCGAGCAGCGAGGTCAGCGACGAGGATTTCACGCGCATGCTGGACATCCACCTAACTGGTGCCATGCGTTCGTGTCGGGCGGCATATCCGCTGCTGAAGGAAAACGGGCGCGGTACTATCGTCAATCTGGCATCCGTTGCGGCGCTGACAGGCATGCCGGGCAGGGCCAGCTACACCACTGCTAAGGCTGGCATAGCCGGGCTGACAAGGACCCTTGCTGTGGAGTGGGCACCCTTGGGAATTCGTGTGAACGCGGTAGGGCCCGGCTACGTGCGTACGGCGCTGACAGACGCATTGGTTACGGAGGGGAAGCTTGACGACGCCCCGATCAAGGCGCGTACCCCCTTGGGCCGTTTTGCCGAACCCGCCGAAGTCGCCGAGGTTATTCACTTTCTCTCCACACAGGCATCGTCGTACGTTAACGGGCACCTCCTGATGGTCGACGGCGGCATGACAGTGGACGGGAACTGGTACTCATGA
- a CDS encoding SDR family NAD(P)-dependent oxidoreductase: MTRIVFNFMGKTALITGASGGIGREVARVFHNAGASLVLMDLHEGPLLELTADLGDAHRVVVAAGDASNPAGIAAALELARTQFGGLDFVIPVAGIYPESPVIDTTDDEWRRVMSVNLDGVFQLLRAAIPVVRQGGAVVNFASVAGHRGSKNHGHYAASKAGVIALTRSLAHEVGPKVRVNAISPGTIETPMVTDLVKARGAEMLAETPLGRHGKPEEVAAVAAFLCSDAASFITGETIHVNGGLFMAG; this comes from the coding sequence ATGACAAGGATCGTTTTTAACTTCATGGGCAAGACCGCACTGATTACAGGCGCGTCAGGCGGCATCGGCAGGGAGGTGGCGCGCGTGTTTCATAACGCTGGGGCCAGCCTGGTGCTAATGGACCTGCACGAAGGCCCGCTGCTGGAGCTCACTGCGGACCTCGGCGATGCCCATCGAGTGGTTGTGGCCGCTGGCGACGCGTCCAACCCTGCCGGAATCGCGGCTGCGCTGGAACTTGCACGTACGCAGTTCGGCGGACTGGACTTTGTCATTCCCGTCGCAGGGATCTACCCGGAGTCTCCGGTCATCGATACGACCGATGACGAATGGCGGCGGGTGATGTCAGTGAATCTCGACGGCGTGTTCCAGTTGTTACGCGCGGCTATTCCGGTTGTGCGCCAAGGCGGGGCGGTGGTGAATTTCGCGTCCGTGGCGGGACACCGCGGAAGCAAGAATCACGGCCATTATGCGGCCAGCAAAGCCGGAGTCATCGCTCTGACCCGAAGTTTGGCCCATGAGGTCGGACCGAAGGTCCGGGTCAACGCGATTTCGCCCGGCACTATAGAGACCCCTATGGTTACGGACCTAGTTAAAGCGCGGGGCGCTGAAATGCTTGCGGAGACCCCACTCGGGCGGCACGGAAAGCCGGAGGAGGTGGCGGCTGTAGCCGCCTTTCTTTGCAGCGATGCGGCCAGCTTTATCACAGGGGAGACTATCCATGTCAACGGTGGCCTCTTCATGGCTGGCTAA
- a CDS encoding VOC family protein, with protein MAQAHEFFVGVLGCDHVYTLGPFLPNGNWMAEHLNVDPNTTMRELRFYRCANGSNFEVFQYETAVQNTVLPRNSDVGGHHLAFYVDDLEAAVSYLKSKGIRVLGNPTASTGPSSGQRWVYFLSPWGMQCELVSFPEGKAYEGEAIVRLWDTRD; from the coding sequence ATGGCACAGGCACACGAGTTCTTCGTCGGCGTTCTGGGTTGTGACCACGTCTATACACTCGGCCCATTCCTGCCTAATGGAAACTGGATGGCCGAGCATCTCAATGTCGACCCCAACACCACCATGCGGGAGCTCCGATTCTACCGATGCGCCAACGGCTCCAACTTTGAGGTCTTCCAATACGAGACGGCTGTGCAGAACACCGTGCTGCCTCGCAACAGCGACGTCGGCGGACACCACTTGGCGTTCTATGTAGACGACTTGGAGGCAGCAGTAAGCTATCTGAAGTCTAAAGGCATTCGTGTGCTGGGCAATCCGACTGCCAGCACCGGACCCAGCTCGGGCCAGCGTTGGGTGTATTTCCTATCCCCTTGGGGAATGCAATGTGAACTCGTCAGTTTCCCCGAGGGCAAGGCCTATGAAGGAGAAGCCATTGTCCGACTGTGGGACACCCGCGACTGA
- a CDS encoding MFS transporter, with protein sequence MSDFPSSTTIQDRPRVLLARPARGSKVRSLVATTVGNILEWYEWSAYAVFAPFIAQIMFEPSNTASGILATLGVFAVSFLFRPLGGVVFGWIADRKGRKFVLVTTMLMMAAGSLIIGVMPTHDSVGVWAAVILLLARVIQGFAHGGESATSTTYIAEIAPNHRRGLWSSVIHIAIVGGSILAYLLGAVITDVLGKDAVMDWGWRIPFLLGAVLAVVALLLRRNMDESDVFEEGVASQDQVQSEIRPWPRPRIVKTAARMVLFTAGITAVHYTWSSYISTYAITSRGMDPSLAYWMSLSAQAVALVSLPLFGLLSDRIGRKRQVLVFAVASSVLVFPLSAMVSDTWWSLFIPQAIALTLWALASSIFAAMQAENFPTSMRTRGIGFAYSLGVALFGGTAPYLNQLFVGWGLGWIFSIYIILLCVCTLVATLTMKETRGIDLRELDAAE encoded by the coding sequence ATGTCAGACTTCCCGTCTTCAACGACGATCCAAGACCGTCCCCGCGTTCTTCTCGCGCGGCCCGCCCGCGGATCCAAAGTCAGGTCCCTCGTCGCCACCACGGTTGGCAACATCCTTGAATGGTACGAGTGGAGCGCGTATGCAGTATTCGCGCCGTTCATCGCCCAGATAATGTTCGAGCCGTCCAACACGGCGTCCGGCATCCTGGCCACGCTCGGCGTCTTTGCCGTCAGCTTCCTGTTCCGTCCCCTTGGCGGCGTCGTTTTCGGCTGGATTGCCGACCGCAAGGGACGCAAATTTGTCCTCGTAACCACGATGCTCATGATGGCTGCAGGAAGCCTTATCATTGGGGTCATGCCTACCCACGACAGTGTGGGCGTGTGGGCCGCGGTCATCCTTCTTCTTGCCCGGGTCATCCAGGGCTTCGCCCACGGCGGCGAGTCGGCAACCTCCACCACCTATATCGCGGAAATCGCGCCGAATCACCGCCGCGGACTGTGGTCCTCGGTCATTCACATCGCGATCGTCGGCGGATCCATCCTGGCCTACCTTCTAGGCGCGGTCATCACCGATGTGCTGGGCAAAGACGCCGTCATGGACTGGGGTTGGCGCATCCCCTTCCTGCTTGGCGCAGTCCTAGCCGTTGTAGCCTTGCTGCTGCGACGCAACATGGACGAGTCAGACGTGTTCGAAGAAGGAGTCGCTTCCCAAGATCAAGTTCAATCCGAAATCAGGCCATGGCCGAGGCCTCGCATTGTCAAGACGGCCGCCCGGATGGTCCTTTTCACCGCAGGCATCACGGCCGTGCACTACACGTGGAGCAGCTACATCTCCACCTATGCCATCACTAGCCGCGGTATGGACCCGTCCTTGGCATACTGGATGAGCCTGTCCGCGCAGGCCGTGGCTCTGGTCAGCCTTCCGCTCTTCGGTCTGTTGTCGGACCGAATCGGACGTAAGCGCCAAGTGCTGGTCTTCGCCGTCGCCTCCTCCGTGCTGGTCTTCCCGCTTTCGGCCATGGTCTCCGACACTTGGTGGTCCCTATTCATCCCGCAGGCTATCGCACTGACCCTGTGGGCGCTGGCCTCGTCCATCTTCGCGGCAATGCAGGCCGAAAATTTCCCCACAAGTATGCGCACACGAGGGATAGGCTTCGCCTACTCGCTCGGTGTTGCGCTCTTCGGCGGCACGGCACCGTACCTGAACCAGCTCTTCGTAGGCTGGGGCCTAGGCTGGATCTTCAGCATCTACATCATCCTGCTGTGCGTTTGCACGCTGGTGGCAACACTGACGATGAAGGAAACGCGCGGCATAGACCTTCGCGAACTGGACGCCGCTGAATAG
- a CDS encoding P-loop NTPase fold protein, whose product MTVRGDDPISGPNEDLLNRHEVARHFVAQIMALDQTQGLVVGVMGPWGSGKTSFLNMVRPQLEESGAVILRFNPWMFSGAQQLVDAFFVELASQLKTRRGMAEIGQLIEDYGEIFSGLSWIPFAGPWINRSRDATKVVGRLLQRRKEGISGRSARLRKALREAGQPIAVILDDIDRLSSAEIRDVFKLVRLTASFPNIVYVLAFDRERVEAALGEEKVPGRDYLEKILQVSMDLPFVPAEVLLRQTTMALDTVLGEVEWVNDEDSAAWPDVLAEVILPLIRHMRDVRRYTVSVRGVVGALGGRVALSDLLALDAIRLFMPEVFSKLHSSAHALTAVSTRYGSDSEDPSISALRAAGHEKPDVVKALILRLFPAAARHMGGTNYGSDWLPLWLRGKRVAHRDILLLYLERVAGPSLTVHDRAEIAWGLMTDLVAFDDYLRRVEPEHLQEVIAGLETFERDYRPEQVVPGSIVLLNLGPDIQEKPLGMFEVGKSMVVRRVVLRLMKSLEDESEVERAAEQVLPELTSLAAQWSLISLLGHREEEGHSLVSKSSAQLYEWSWRKQVIAAEPKDLAREEELLRILIVASRGVADEGGQLLVADDRDLTIALVRSARSEIRRQSVGSRTVNRTPTLAWDALVSLVGDEAELVRRATVALEEVGDAEHLTLLHKYADGWRPDSFE is encoded by the coding sequence ATGACGGTGCGTGGGGATGACCCGATCAGTGGGCCCAATGAGGATCTACTGAATCGTCATGAAGTAGCGCGTCATTTTGTCGCCCAGATCATGGCTTTGGATCAGACGCAAGGGTTGGTCGTCGGGGTTATGGGACCCTGGGGGAGCGGTAAGACGTCTTTTCTCAACATGGTGCGGCCGCAGTTGGAAGAAAGCGGCGCCGTGATCCTCCGGTTCAACCCGTGGATGTTTAGTGGTGCCCAACAGCTTGTGGACGCCTTCTTCGTTGAACTCGCCTCTCAGCTGAAGACCCGAAGGGGAATGGCGGAGATCGGCCAACTTATCGAAGACTATGGGGAGATATTCTCCGGCCTAAGCTGGATCCCGTTCGCCGGCCCCTGGATCAATCGCAGCCGGGATGCGACCAAGGTAGTTGGGCGCCTTCTTCAGCGGAGGAAGGAGGGAATATCTGGCCGTTCGGCTCGACTTCGCAAGGCCCTTAGAGAAGCTGGCCAGCCTATTGCCGTTATTTTGGACGATATCGATAGGCTCTCCTCAGCCGAAATCCGCGACGTTTTCAAGCTTGTACGGCTTACGGCTAGTTTTCCAAACATTGTGTACGTCCTGGCCTTCGATCGGGAACGGGTTGAGGCAGCATTGGGCGAAGAGAAGGTGCCGGGGCGGGACTACCTCGAGAAGATTTTGCAGGTAAGCATGGATCTTCCCTTCGTTCCCGCCGAAGTCTTGCTGAGGCAGACCACGATGGCTCTCGACACTGTGCTGGGAGAGGTTGAATGGGTCAACGACGAGGACAGTGCAGCATGGCCAGATGTGCTTGCTGAAGTCATACTTCCTCTTATCCGCCACATGCGGGACGTGCGTCGATATACCGTGTCGGTGCGGGGAGTCGTCGGGGCACTCGGTGGTCGGGTAGCACTCTCGGACCTTCTCGCGCTGGATGCGATTCGGCTGTTTATGCCAGAGGTTTTTAGCAAGCTCCATTCAAGCGCTCACGCCCTGACTGCCGTTAGTACCCGCTACGGGTCGGACTCCGAAGATCCTTCCATTAGTGCGCTTCGCGCTGCAGGTCACGAGAAGCCTGATGTTGTTAAGGCCCTTATCTTGCGGCTTTTTCCAGCTGCGGCAAGGCACATGGGAGGCACGAATTACGGATCCGATTGGCTGCCGCTGTGGTTACGTGGCAAGCGCGTCGCGCACCGGGACATCCTCCTGCTTTATCTGGAGCGGGTGGCGGGTCCTTCCTTGACTGTTCACGACAGGGCAGAAATCGCTTGGGGTTTAATGACCGACCTCGTTGCTTTCGACGACTATCTACGCCGGGTTGAGCCGGAGCATCTTCAAGAGGTCATTGCGGGCCTCGAGACTTTTGAGCGCGACTACCGACCGGAGCAGGTGGTTCCGGGCAGCATTGTGCTACTTAACCTCGGACCCGACATTCAGGAAAAGCCGCTGGGGATGTTCGAAGTCGGCAAGTCGATGGTTGTCCGACGGGTTGTTCTTCGGTTGATGAAGTCCCTGGAAGATGAATCTGAAGTCGAGAGGGCAGCCGAACAAGTGCTCCCCGAGTTGACGTCATTGGCCGCACAGTGGTCGTTGATCTCCCTTTTAGGACATCGCGAAGAGGAGGGCCATAGTCTTGTCTCCAAATCTTCAGCCCAGCTTTACGAGTGGTCGTGGCGGAAACAAGTTATTGCGGCGGAGCCCAAGGATCTAGCACGGGAAGAAGAGCTGCTGAGGATTCTCATCGTCGCCAGTCGTGGCGTGGCTGACGAGGGAGGTCAGCTTCTCGTAGCGGACGATCGAGACCTTACAATCGCACTGGTGCGATCGGCACGAAGTGAAATTCGGCGCCAAAGTGTGGGCAGCCGCACCGTGAATCGAACGCCCACGTTGGCTTGGGATGCGCTCGTAAGTCTTGTGGGCGACGAAGCAGAGCTGGTTCGACGCGCTACCGTGGCACTCGAGGAAGTGGGCGATGCGGAGCATCTAACGCTTCTCCACAAGTACGCGGACGGTTGGCGTCCGGACAGCTTTGAGTAG
- a CDS encoding polyprenyl synthetase family protein: MNDQSWPQDEWQTFYSALKKRLEEECSSVLQEAHLLAGLQVLTSGRLMRSDLIRAAAGLLSPKLVEACLAMELLHTSTLVHDDIADNSSTRRGHRTISALHGDASAMMIGDMIAARSAQVAVECMPKYLQRIFFKTYYQVSRGQACEISSRFNTKRTIDNYLSVVEDKTVAMMQLSLEIGMYFAGAKPWQTKELRHAITALGLGFQILDDIEDVTSWLSHHNLHQSKESDLDIKTGNYTLPVILALATSPDVMNPMQISNEKVWRDSLEQSKQAAHDYLDGSLNIVRQVQPGNGMEQGVTSRIVAWITGFSDDLRKRSLDEALTLTSFN, encoded by the coding sequence ATGAATGACCAATCCTGGCCTCAAGACGAGTGGCAGACTTTCTACTCTGCACTAAAAAAGCGCCTGGAAGAAGAATGCAGCAGCGTTCTGCAAGAAGCGCATCTCTTGGCAGGACTCCAAGTTTTAACGTCGGGCCGACTCATGCGCTCAGACCTCATTCGCGCCGCAGCTGGCCTCTTATCACCAAAGCTCGTCGAAGCATGCCTGGCTATGGAGCTCCTGCATACGTCAACCCTAGTACATGATGATATTGCCGACAATTCATCCACACGGCGTGGCCACAGAACAATATCCGCACTACACGGTGACGCCTCGGCGATGATGATAGGCGACATGATTGCAGCAAGATCTGCTCAGGTTGCAGTGGAATGTATGCCAAAATATCTTCAGAGGATATTCTTCAAAACATACTATCAAGTTAGTCGCGGGCAAGCGTGTGAGATATCGTCTCGCTTCAACACAAAGCGGACAATTGATAACTACCTGTCCGTGGTTGAAGATAAGACGGTGGCAATGATGCAACTGTCGCTTGAAATAGGGATGTACTTCGCAGGGGCAAAGCCTTGGCAGACGAAAGAACTGCGCCACGCCATCACGGCCCTGGGCCTCGGCTTTCAGATCCTCGATGACATCGAGGACGTGACTTCCTGGTTGAGTCATCACAACCTCCATCAGTCTAAAGAGTCTGACCTTGACATTAAGACCGGCAATTATACGCTCCCGGTGATTTTGGCACTTGCAACTTCACCTGATGTGATGAACCCGATGCAGATATCAAACGAAAAGGTGTGGCGCGACTCGTTGGAACAATCGAAACAAGCTGCACATGATTACCTTGATGGGTCGCTGAACATCGTGCGACAAGTCCAGCCAGGCAATGGAATGGAACAGGGTGTTACTTCGCGAATCGTGGCATGGATCACCGGGTTCTCGGACGATCTGCGCAAGAGAAGCCTTGACGAGGCGCTTACTTTAACATCATTTAATTAG
- a CDS encoding YoaK family protein: MMALTLVTGVVDAVGYLGLDRVFTGNMTGNVVILAMALAGAANLPTLGPLVALGAFLLGAAVAGSTLQSSPKGWNRRVTLLLTAGCIALTGTAAISLIVEDVGRQSIGVIVAAVIAMHMGSQALIARHLGVRDMTTVVITSTMTTLAGESLVGKQRPRLFNRRLGAVLAMFAGAAIGAILLQTHFSVPIGLGIAITAAVTVLGSRRWH; encoded by the coding sequence ATGATGGCCCTCACGCTCGTTACAGGTGTCGTTGACGCGGTCGGCTACCTTGGACTTGACCGCGTCTTCACCGGAAACATGACCGGCAACGTGGTGATTCTTGCGATGGCGTTGGCCGGGGCGGCGAACCTGCCAACTTTGGGCCCACTGGTAGCACTTGGCGCCTTTCTCCTTGGCGCGGCAGTTGCCGGATCTACGCTCCAGTCAAGCCCGAAAGGCTGGAACCGCCGGGTGACGCTCCTTCTCACAGCGGGTTGTATCGCGTTGACGGGAACCGCCGCCATCTCTCTCATCGTGGAAGACGTCGGCCGGCAGTCCATTGGTGTCATTGTTGCCGCCGTTATCGCCATGCACATGGGCTCCCAGGCCCTGATTGCGCGGCATTTGGGCGTACGAGACATGACCACCGTGGTCATTACTTCCACCATGACTACCCTCGCCGGGGAGTCACTTGTGGGCAAGCAACGGCCCCGGTTATTCAACCGACGGCTGGGCGCTGTCCTCGCTATGTTCGCCGGGGCCGCCATCGGAGCGATCCTGCTCCAGACACATTTCAGCGTCCCGATCGGCCTCGGCATCGCCATCACCGCCGCGGTGACCGTCCTGGGAAGTCGCCGCTGGCATTGA
- a CDS encoding flavin reductase family protein — MFHAYPAETWLEAPKQSFPSSLSADEFKALFRGHPGGVAVVTADAGEGPVALTVSSVVSVSAEPPLLIFSVSALSSASEVLSRADTVVVHLLDAHDVDLAKFGATPGADRFDQTHRWSPLATGEAVYDDVRAWVRCAVINRMEVGTSTIIAVHALESRVMRDVQAGEPGDALVYHNRSWHRLGEHSKLEG; from the coding sequence ATGTTTCACGCCTACCCCGCAGAGACTTGGCTCGAGGCTCCCAAGCAAAGCTTCCCGTCCTCCCTCTCGGCTGACGAATTCAAGGCACTGTTCCGTGGGCACCCGGGAGGTGTCGCCGTCGTCACGGCGGATGCCGGCGAAGGACCGGTGGCCCTGACGGTATCGTCGGTCGTGTCAGTGAGTGCGGAACCTCCATTGCTGATTTTCTCGGTCTCGGCACTGTCCTCTGCGTCCGAAGTGCTTTCGCGCGCCGATACCGTCGTCGTGCACCTGCTGGACGCACACGACGTCGACCTGGCGAAGTTTGGAGCGACCCCTGGAGCCGACCGGTTTGACCAGACGCACCGCTGGTCGCCCCTTGCAACCGGCGAAGCAGTGTATGACGACGTCCGCGCCTGGGTGCGCTGCGCCGTCATCAATCGCATGGAGGTGGGGACCTCCACAATCATCGCCGTTCACGCCTTGGAGTCCCGCGTGATGCGTGACGTCCAGGCGGGCGAACCCGGCGACGCACTGGTCTACCACAACCGTTCATGGCACCGTCTGGGCGAGCATTCCAAGCTTGAAGGCTGA
- a CDS encoding methionine synthase translates to MNTLLPTTVVGSLPKPSWLAQPETLWSPWKLEGDALLEGKQDALRIAIHEQSRRGIDIVSDGEQTRQHFVTTFIENLSGVDFEQRKTVRIRDRYDASVPTVVGPVRRERPVFVDDAKFLRATTDRPIKWTLPGPMTMVDTLYDDHYKSREKLAWEFATILNQEAKELEAAGVDIIQFDEPAFNVFLDEVKDWGVAALERAAEGLRAETAVHICYGYGIKANNDWKATLGSQWRQYEETFPLLQSSSIDIISLESQNSQVPMDLIELLRGKKVMLGAIDVASETIETPEEVANTLRAALQFVDADKLLPSSNCGMAPFPRDVALAKLSALSAGTNIIREELARSAPSVS, encoded by the coding sequence ATGAACACACTGTTGCCCACCACAGTCGTCGGTAGCCTGCCGAAACCATCGTGGCTCGCACAGCCGGAGACTCTTTGGTCCCCGTGGAAGCTGGAGGGAGATGCGCTGCTCGAGGGCAAACAGGATGCGCTGCGCATCGCCATCCACGAGCAGAGCCGGCGCGGCATCGACATCGTCAGCGACGGCGAGCAAACCCGCCAGCACTTCGTCACGACCTTCATCGAGAATCTCAGCGGGGTCGACTTTGAACAACGCAAGACCGTGCGCATCCGCGACCGCTACGACGCGAGCGTACCGACCGTCGTCGGACCAGTGCGCCGTGAGCGGCCGGTATTCGTCGACGACGCAAAATTCCTCCGCGCAACCACTGACCGGCCGATCAAATGGACTCTTCCCGGTCCAATGACGATGGTGGATACGCTCTACGATGACCACTACAAGAGCCGCGAGAAGCTGGCCTGGGAGTTCGCCACGATCCTGAACCAGGAGGCGAAAGAACTCGAGGCGGCCGGCGTTGACATCATCCAGTTCGACGAGCCCGCGTTCAATGTCTTCCTCGATGAGGTCAAGGATTGGGGAGTGGCTGCGCTTGAGAGAGCCGCAGAAGGACTGCGCGCTGAGACCGCCGTGCATATCTGCTACGGCTATGGGATCAAGGCGAACAATGACTGGAAGGCGACGCTCGGCTCACAGTGGCGGCAGTACGAGGAAACGTTCCCGCTGCTGCAAAGCTCCAGCATCGACATCATCTCGCTGGAATCCCAGAACTCCCAAGTGCCCATGGACCTCATCGAGCTCCTCCGCGGCAAGAAAGTCATGCTCGGGGCAATCGACGTCGCAAGCGAGACCATCGAGACCCCGGAGGAGGTCGCCAACACCCTCCGTGCGGCCCTGCAGTTCGTCGATGCGGACAAGCTCCTCCCCAGCTCGAACTGCGGCATGGCACCGTTCCCCCGGGACGTCGCACTGGCCAAGCTGAGTGCTCTCAGCGCAGGGACGAACATCATTCGCGAGGAACTGGCCCGCTCCGCCCCCAGCGTGTCCTAG